The Euwallacea similis isolate ESF13 chromosome 18, ESF131.1, whole genome shotgun sequence genome contains a region encoding:
- the LOC136414683 gene encoding zwei Ig domain protein zig-8-like isoform X1 — MMEPIKSLGISSLYCFRGFPSSFKLNKSLVATQLEASLDSGSPTPSTTTLPEILHTQLLTKLDIPETKMALGAANIIRESPHKAENDNFVHENRSKPHFHLSDSRFGGPFFEEGMEVKNTTARVGSTINLNCRVGLLGDKTVTWTQRRNQNINLLTVGRNTHSKDERFNLVFRYPNNYRLHISYVTTRDDGIYECQVATHPPKIKRIYLKITAPELKIVDESMRELQERHYRQGSSLLLTCLATNLGLSDKEKPENNVVTWKYGAKILNKNSRLNVTAATDSASSILTIPSLEEKHSGNYTCAVGNLADKSVVVHVLKGELPAAVQASGIQFKTLELTVLLIVAILLYSTG; from the exons ATGATGGAGCCAATAAAAAGTCTCGGTATATCGAGTCTTTATTGTTTTCGAGGCTTTCCATCCTCTTTTAAGTTAAACAAATCCTTAGTGGCAACGCAATTGGAGGCATCTCTGGATTCTGGATCGCCAACTCCTTCAACGACAACTCTGCCCGAAATTTTACACACTCAATTGCTGACTAAACTGGATATACCTGAGACGAAAATGGCATTGGGGGCTGCCAATATCATTAGGGAATCGCCTCATAAAGCGGAAAATGACAA TTTTGTCCATGAAAACAGAAGCAAGCCGCATTTCCATTTATCAGATTCCCGGTTCGGCGGCCCCTTTTTTGAAGAAGGAATGGAAGTGAAAAACACTACAGCTCGTGTCGGGtcaacaataaatttgaactgTCGTGTAGGATTACTAGGAGACAAAACG GTAACCTGGACGCAAAGACGAAACCAGAACATTAACCTTCTAACCGTGGGAAGAAATACACATAGTAAAGACGAACGATTCAACTTAGTGTTTAGATATCCAAATAATTATAGGCTGCATATATCTTACGTTACGACCAGGGATGATGGAATTTACGAGTGCCAAGTAGCAACGCACCCTCCGAAGATCAAAAggatctatttaaaaattactg CCCCCGAGTTAAAGATAGTTGACGAATCGATGAGGGAATTACAAGAAAGACATTATCGCCAAGGAAGCTCATTACTCTTAACATGTCTTGCGACTAATCTAGGTTTAAGTGATAAGGAGAAACCTGAAAATAACGTTGTGACTTGGAAATACGGCGCCAAAATTCTGAATAAAAACAGCAG GCTCAATGTAACAGCAGCAACAGACTCTGCCTCTTCCATCCTTACTATACCTTCACTCGAAGAAAAGCACTCAGGGAACTACACCTGTGCGGTGGGCAACTTAGCAGACAAATCGGTCGTGGTACATGTATTGAAAG gTGAACTTCCAGCAGCAGTGCAGGCATCAGGAATTCAATTCAAAACCTTAGAGTTAACGGTACTGTTAATAGtagcaattttattatattccaCGGGGTGA
- the LOC136414683 gene encoding zwei Ig domain protein zig-8-like isoform X2: MKYCIKRILTVFVLYEIMEYSKAAVATQLEASLDSGSPTPSTTTLPEILHTQLLTKLDIPETKMALGAANIIRESPHKAENDNFVHENRSKPHFHLSDSRFGGPFFEEGMEVKNTTARVGSTINLNCRVGLLGDKTVTWTQRRNQNINLLTVGRNTHSKDERFNLVFRYPNNYRLHISYVTTRDDGIYECQVATHPPKIKRIYLKITAPELKIVDESMRELQERHYRQGSSLLLTCLATNLGLSDKEKPENNVVTWKYGAKILNKNSRLNVTAATDSASSILTIPSLEEKHSGNYTCAVGNLADKSVVVHVLKGELPAAVQASGIQFKTLELTVLLIVAILLYSTG, from the exons TGGCAACGCAATTGGAGGCATCTCTGGATTCTGGATCGCCAACTCCTTCAACGACAACTCTGCCCGAAATTTTACACACTCAATTGCTGACTAAACTGGATATACCTGAGACGAAAATGGCATTGGGGGCTGCCAATATCATTAGGGAATCGCCTCATAAAGCGGAAAATGACAA TTTTGTCCATGAAAACAGAAGCAAGCCGCATTTCCATTTATCAGATTCCCGGTTCGGCGGCCCCTTTTTTGAAGAAGGAATGGAAGTGAAAAACACTACAGCTCGTGTCGGGtcaacaataaatttgaactgTCGTGTAGGATTACTAGGAGACAAAACG GTAACCTGGACGCAAAGACGAAACCAGAACATTAACCTTCTAACCGTGGGAAGAAATACACATAGTAAAGACGAACGATTCAACTTAGTGTTTAGATATCCAAATAATTATAGGCTGCATATATCTTACGTTACGACCAGGGATGATGGAATTTACGAGTGCCAAGTAGCAACGCACCCTCCGAAGATCAAAAggatctatttaaaaattactg CCCCCGAGTTAAAGATAGTTGACGAATCGATGAGGGAATTACAAGAAAGACATTATCGCCAAGGAAGCTCATTACTCTTAACATGTCTTGCGACTAATCTAGGTTTAAGTGATAAGGAGAAACCTGAAAATAACGTTGTGACTTGGAAATACGGCGCCAAAATTCTGAATAAAAACAGCAG GCTCAATGTAACAGCAGCAACAGACTCTGCCTCTTCCATCCTTACTATACCTTCACTCGAAGAAAAGCACTCAGGGAACTACACCTGTGCGGTGGGCAACTTAGCAGACAAATCGGTCGTGGTACATGTATTGAAAG gTGAACTTCCAGCAGCAGTGCAGGCATCAGGAATTCAATTCAAAACCTTAGAGTTAACGGTACTGTTAATAGtagcaattttattatattccaCGGGGTGA